AGAGAGAATGAGAAAAATAATGCCTTTCCTGCAGAAGCCACTGTTGACACTTTTCTTGGTGTTGACAGTAATTTAGTTTATTGGTGTATAATAATGTCATTAACATCATGTCACACTCATCTTTTCTTGTCTAGGAAATGGTCCTTCGGGAATATGCCTGTCTTACTTGCTGTCAGGATACAGACCTTATCTAGACAGTGGAGCTGTACATCCAAATCCTATTCTCTTCAGGAAACTACAAGAGGCAAAGCATCTCTCTATTACTGATCAGGTAAATATGAGGTAGAAATTCTCAGTTGCCTGCAGTTGCCTACTGTTTGAATTGGAATGCATAATCTCTTAtcaaaattatttataatacTATGCAACAGTTCATGAGCAAAAATTCGAATATGTAGATTAATCTTGCCATCTTTGGGCATGTGTTCTAATTTCtgtgtggtactgtacattatttagaTTGTCCAGTGATAATTGCGTGTCATCAAAATTAAGAGTAatggatgtactgtaagggGATGCATTCAGTCTGGAACTTAAACTTgcgttttaaataattaaagactTCCGAGTATTCTGAAGTCTTTTAAGAATACATCTGAGGAATTAGTTGGTAAAGCAGCATTTTGGACGTACAACATACTGGGCTTTCTAGACACCCACTTTAAAACATCTGTTTATTCACTGAAAGGATGTGTTGGGCATCCAATCAGCCACCCAGAAAAATGGCAGTTCTAACGTGTGGCGTGTGGTTCAGGATTTAGAGTACCTGAGCGAGGGGCTGGAGGGGAGGTCTTCCAATCCAGCGGCAGTGTTATTCGATACACTCCTGCACCCAAACGCTGACTTTGGATACGAGTTCCCCTCCGTGCTGACCTGGCGGCTGGAGCACCAGCATCACATCCCTCACCTGGTCTTGGGCAAAGGCACCCCAGGAGGAGCTTGGCATGTGAGTGACCCACGGCACTCAGGGCACGACCACGAGAGGCAGTCGGCTGCAATACGGTCAGGGGATTTCAAATAATTCAGCTCTGTCAATATAGAGTAAGATCCACTGTAGGAATTCATACACGAGAAGAGGATTACGTACCCCCTTACAAGCAGAGCTTCAAATATAAACTTGAGGtcttttcataaataaaatacagtaagtggtcTATGTAAGTGAACTGTCTCACCAACGTGGAGGATCTTAAAGAAATTTGATTGCAGCACAGTTTGGGATAAACTCTTTCTTTCCTGTCTCTCAGGAATTTGGGTATCCTTTGTGAATTGAAGTGTTCTAGCAGGTGTCTGTCTTGAAGAGTAACACATGTCAGTTCTAGGTAGGGAGATGTCTTGGTGGACAGATAGGTGGTGCTTTTCCTTCTGCACTAGGATTTCTAAACTAATGCCCCGGTAAGGAGCTGCCATCCTCCAGATGAGACCTTAAACCACAGTCTTCCTGATTAAGATTCCATTGCTCTATTCAAAGATTAATGCTACTGCCAGTGTTATTCATTCAGAGTATAAGCAAGGTTACAAGTGGGAGGAGGCCATTCATCTCATCTAACCCATAGAGCAGAATTTCAGTCTTACTCTGGCCTTCCTAAATTTCTTCTTTCATTCCACTGGGAGGACAATACCTCACTTTTCCACCTGATTGGCTGTGTAATATGGGGCTGCGGACACAGATCCAGTCCACCACTTTACCAGTGGTGGATAAAGTGAGCCCCCACTATACAGTATGAGAAGCACTTTGAGAACCTTCAGTGTCAAATAAAATGCTATACAAACGCAATCAGACCTTTTTAATTTTGGAATTATTATTGTATATGCGGTGCTGCATGTCATTTGCTTTTTGCTGATCTTGTGGTTGCTACTTTTTCGCTCTGTTTTCCTTTACTGCTTTAAGTCTTCCCTTTTTGGACTGCATTGTCTTCAGGCCAGGACAGCAAATCTATCTTATGAGCGGTGCTAGGCCAGTGGTCATTGCTCTTTCTTCATTTAGAACATCACCACTACTGATAAACATGGTTCAAATGAGCATACTAAGAGTAATTTGTTGTTCCTTAGTGGATAAAGATACTATATACTCACTTTTCTCAGGCAATGGAAGGTTCCATGCTGACTATCAGTCTGGGTATTTGGATGGAACTCCCAGGAGTGAACTACAGAGACCTGACTGCAGGGAAACACAGGTACACTGGGCAACAGAGATCAATATTTTTGAGAAATGAGAAGAAATGTTCTGGACAGAAAAGCCGACTAGACAAAGGCAAGACGCATCAATTATCAGAAATTTAGCTTCTTatcataaaaacacatacaaattCTGCACAGTGGTGCATTTTGAAAGAAACGTTGTTTTGTAGTGCTTAATCCTTTTTTTTATGCCAACTTTCCGATTCACTGAGAGCACAACTAAGCTCAGACATCCTTTAAATgatgatgttatgttatgttaaaaccCTGTGCCTACATCTgttaaattgtaaatttatttaaactgttgCTTTTTAGTCAAAAACGAAAAATGTAAACTGCGGATagtatttaatttcttaaaatgcaTAGTGTTTTCCACCCAAATTACATCATCACCTCAACAAAGTTTCTTTTCAGTAATggccaaataaaatgataccaTTATGGAAAATGGCAACATTTTCACAGCCTTATAAGGAGACATATAACATTTTTGTGTCTGAGGAAAGTCCGCCCATAAAAGCACTAGGAATCTTTGTGATTGCATTAAAAAGGAAacctagataaaaaaaaaactttttagctTTTATATGCAGTGATACTCTGAATGAACTGTAGTGCATGCTGGCCAAAATAAAACGAATATTAACTGAATAGCCAAAATaaactgagaaaataaaatacaaattttgaGGTTTCAATTGCGTATGTGAAGCACATTGTAGGAAAATAATGTGGCTACAACAAATTAACCTCATTATCGTTCCCAAGTAAGTCATAAAACTgcatgaaaaaataacattgattcCCTTAAAGCTGTTCCAGGAATGTCATTTTAGCTCAATTGCCTTGAAGGACAAACCtaatagtttaaaataaaaatgggtcAGCTTACATGATACTAATTAAGCGCATTAAAGTTAAAACCAGAAAACTAAGTTAAGACTCAAAAGTACAGTATTAGAATTGTGTAACACACTTTAAAACAACCACTTCcaaatgttaaaagaaatcGCATCAAATTATTTATTGAGAATAACACCCCAAGTGAATCCAAGAGGAATCCAAGAGGAATCGGTATCACTTAATCCAAAGAATGAAATTGTTCCTCTCGACAGTGGCTAGGTAGTTTAGATCATTTATCAGCAAAGGTTCTTGCTGAAGGCCTGTTCTTTGAAGTCACAGTTAGGATGTTCAGCAACTGCCACACACTTTTCACATCAACAACACATGCACTGAACTGACAGTACTGAAGAATTTGTGAATGTCTACGCTGTGAAATGAAGAGTAACAGAACTATACCAAAACACACCTTTACGGGTTTCACTCTTgaccttaatcttttaaaatctcTGCATTCCCTGCAAGTGCCAGTATCCTCTGTGCATCCTTTCTACAGTAGAAAAGATGCTTTCTGCACGTGCAAGCAGCAGAGGTAGTGTATTTGTTCTGCAGTATTACACCTCTTGCAGCACCTCAAAGCTTTGGGCTGTGAATAACAAACtttaagtcatttaaaaaatgtacgtGTAATATAAATTAGATCTTTAGATGTAGTTCTTATATTTTCAATAGACCATATCTAGAATTACAAATTGTAGTCAACCCAAACACATAAATATTATGACAGGAGTTTGAAAGAAACTAAATTCCAGAAAGTAGctcaagcagggagctgcatcagcaggcgtaggctgcaaaggaacaagtagaggtttattccttgctgaaaggagaagaaaggaaacacaacatgccggagaaggctccacagccaaaatgttgtgtttcctttcttctcttttcagcatggaataaacctttacttgttcctaaattcCAGAAAGGTTCAGCATCCAACTCTGACTGCTGAACACATCTAGgggatttaaacatttcaaaggTATCAAAGATTATGGTAGGAATTAACATGGCTCTGAACTGAGGCTTTCATCATTATTGTGTTACGTCTCATTATTCTTATTTCGACATAATAGTACAGCGACTGAACTGCTTGCTGTGTATGCTATATATCTAGAGCTAAAATGTAACTGAATTGTGTTTATATAGCATATCTAACAGTTACGTTTTAAAGAACATGATCAAGAGCACATTTTGACAAATTTATCAGCCCCGAAAAATACACTGTACAATGTGTCTGAAAGAAGCTATTTTATTcatggaatttattttttctcaccCAACCCTTATGTAAAGCTATACAATATTTAACAATCAAGGATGGGGAACCCAAGATCAAATTGCTGAATGTGGAATATTGAGGCCTGTTGTACTGTGAGAGACCGTTGGTTCCCTGAGTTGTTCCTTGGTTTGTTCTCCATACACATTTTAATGCGGCAGTGGATACTGCAACAGGTGTGATACATCAGAATGTGTTCATACCTCACGTTCTTCTAGCAgcagaagacattttttttcccatcagaGCAAACTGTACACAGCACAGCGATTATTGGGACTTATCCTTTATACTTTTGGAAAGGCATTATGGAGATGGATTGGGGCATCCGCCTATTTTATACTAGGACCCAATCCAGTACATTCATAGATTGAGTTCCCGTTACCAGAGAAACACAGCCTTAAGATTAGGGATATAATCAGAGTCAcattactgtaaaacaaaatatccaTTTGCGATAAGGGTAGGTAATGGAGAGAATGGGTGTTTAGACACCATGCAGTAGTAAAGTTTTGGAAACGTAAGCATGAAAGAGTTCTGAACTCCACCTAGCAGTACACCAGAATGTCATCAGCTTAAATAATAATTCTGTTTCCTTTCCCAGGAGTGCTGCTAATGACAGAGCGACCCCGGAAGAGATTTCCTCCTACTATAAGAACTACGTCAAGCTGATGGGCCTCCAGAAGAACTTCGTCGACAACGCCTACGTCACCTCTGTGCTGAGGCTCCACCGAGCGCAGGGGGACGTAATCGAGATGGTGGACAGAGGAGACGCAGCTGGTTCCGAACAGGACGTGGAGGAGGGAGACAACGGCCCAGCGTCTTTTCCTCAAGGAATCTGGGAAGTGAGAGGCTACCAGAGGGTTGGGGATGATTCCCACGTGCCTTTCTGCTTGTTTGCCGAGAATGTGGTGCTCGCCACCGGGGCCTCTGACTCCCCAGCCCGGCTGGCGGTCGAAGGGGAAGATTTGCCCTTCGTGTTCCACAGCATATCAGACCTAGGAGCTGCCATAAGCAAAGGAAACATCACGCAGAGCTCGGATCCCGTGCTGATCGTCGGGGCGGGACTCAGCGCGGCCGATGCCATACTGTGTGCTTACAACAACAACATCTCGATACTTCACGTCTTTCGGAAACGGGTGGACGACCCCGGCTTGATCTTCAAGCAGCTTCCCGAGACGCTCTATCCCGAGTATCACAAGGTCTACCGCATGATGTGCTCTCACGCTGCAGCCTCTAGCCTATTCCCAGACTACTCCAGCTTCCCCGAACATCGCGTCGCCTCGTTCCAACCGGACATGAAGTGCGTCCTTCAAAGTGCCAacagttttcaagtcttcaaGATCTCCATGGCCTTGGTGTTGATAGGCACCCACCCCAATCTCTTTTTTATGAAAGACCAAGGACAATACCTGGGTCTGGACCCCAACAAGCCGATCTCCTGTAAACAGAACCCAATCGACATCCATCCTTACACGTTCGAGTGCACGAAAGAGAGCAACCTCTTTGCGATGGGCCCTCTGGTTGGCGATAATTTTGTGCGCTTCCTCAAAGGTGGCGCGCTGGGGATCTCGAGCTGCCTCACGAAAAGACTGAAGAAAAAGGGGAAGCTGATCACGGACGGGGGAGGAGGTGTTGGAGTGGGATTAGCCTGCGTGTGAGGAAAGGTATAGGATCCAGGCTCTGGCACAGTCCAGTTTTTCACATTCACATGTATTTTTTAGCATAAAGAGGTAAACAACAACACAAGCCCATGGGGTCTGAGATGGTAAACCTTCTAAACCTTTACGAATTGTTACATTGCTAATTGTGGAGTTAAACACAAAGGCAAATTTATTTCtaactttatatttaaagttcattatactgtaccatCCAAATTCTGAACTTGTGTTATACGATACAAAAATGGACCACAAAACAAGACCTGTTGT
This is a stretch of genomic DNA from Lepisosteus oculatus isolate fLepOcu1 chromosome 10, fLepOcu1.hap2, whole genome shotgun sequence. It encodes these proteins:
- the osgin2 gene encoding oxidative stress-induced growth inhibitor 2, translated to MPLLEENTLPRDHPLTVPVVIIGNGPSGICLSYLLSGYRPYLDSGAVHPNPILFRKLQEAKHLSITDQDLEYLSEGLEGRSSNPAAVLFDTLLHPNADFGYEFPSVLTWRLEHQHHIPHLVLGKGTPGGAWHAMEGSMLTISLGIWMELPGVNYRDLTAGKHRSAANDRATPEEISSYYKNYVKLMGLQKNFVDNAYVTSVLRLHRAQGDVIEMVDRGDAAGSEQDVEEGDNGPASFPQGIWEVRGYQRVGDDSHVPFCLFAENVVLATGASDSPARLAVEGEDLPFVFHSISDLGAAISKGNITQSSDPVLIVGAGLSAADAILCAYNNNISILHVFRKRVDDPGLIFKQLPETLYPEYHKVYRMMCSHAAASSLFPDYSSFPEHRVASFQPDMKCVLQSANSFQVFKISMALVLIGTHPNLFFMKDQGQYLGLDPNKPISCKQNPIDIHPYTFECTKESNLFAMGPLVGDNFVRFLKGGALGISSCLTKRLKKKGKLITDGGGGVGVGLACV